A genomic stretch from Candidatus Hydrogenisulfobacillus filiaventi includes:
- the mltG gene encoding Endolytic murein transglycosylase, whose product MTGGGQPERGLRGAAGRPRRVPVALGAAALALAAGAGGWRYVNGPLHPGAREVRYIRVRPGESAAAIGRQLQAAGVVRSGLFFAWWSRLGGRATAIKAGTYRLSPAMTATAILARMVRGQVAVVRVVLPEGLTVRAAVARLERAGIGSPAAWAAALRRPPAGIPPAPGVRDPWEGYVFPATYTLPWGAGPRAALGAALAAFRRETAGAAPLLARQHWTLTEWVTLASLVQAEGNQDPATDARIAAVFENRLARGMPLQSDASVRYALGDPPSGPLDLQDLTVPSPYNTYRYRGLPPGPICNPGAVALQAALHPARVGYLYFVSTPDGRFLFADTYAQQLQHLRALAPARLGK is encoded by the coding sequence ATGACCGGAGGCGGGCAGCCGGAGCGGGGCCTGCGGGGCGCGGCCGGCCGCCCGCGGCGTGTGCCGGTGGCGTTGGGGGCAGCGGCCCTGGCCCTGGCCGCCGGGGCCGGGGGATGGCGGTACGTCAACGGGCCATTGCACCCTGGAGCGCGGGAAGTCCGCTATATCCGCGTCCGCCCGGGCGAAAGCGCCGCTGCCATCGGCCGGCAGCTGCAGGCGGCCGGGGTGGTGCGTAGCGGGCTCTTTTTTGCGTGGTGGAGCCGCCTGGGCGGGCGGGCCACGGCTATCAAGGCGGGGACCTACCGCTTGTCCCCGGCCATGACCGCCACCGCCATCCTGGCCCGGATGGTGCGGGGGCAGGTGGCCGTGGTGCGGGTGGTGCTACCGGAAGGCCTTACCGTCCGGGCCGCAGTGGCCCGGTTGGAGCGGGCCGGGATCGGCAGTCCCGCCGCCTGGGCGGCGGCGCTGCGCCGGCCGCCTGCCGGGATTCCTCCGGCCCCCGGGGTGCGGGACCCCTGGGAGGGTTACGTGTTTCCGGCGACGTACACCCTGCCCTGGGGCGCCGGGCCCCGGGCGGCGCTGGGGGCCGCCCTGGCTGCCTTCCGGCGCGAGACGGCGGGGGCCGCTCCCCTACTGGCCCGGCAGCACTGGACCCTGACGGAATGGGTCACCCTGGCGTCCCTGGTGCAGGCGGAGGGCAATCAGGACCCGGCCACCGATGCCCGGATTGCGGCCGTGTTTGAGAACCGGCTCGCGCGCGGCATGCCCCTGCAGTCGGACGCCAGCGTGCGCTATGCGTTGGGGGACCCTCCGTCCGGTCCCCTCGATCTCCAGGACCTGACCGTACCGTCCCCCTACAACACCTACCGGTACCGCGGGCTTCCGCCCGGACCCATCTGCAACCCGGGTGCGGTCGCGCTGCAGGCAGCCCTGCACCCTGCCCGCGTGGGCTACCTCTACTTTGTCAGCACCCCGGACGGCCGCTTCCTGTTTGCGGACACCTATGCCCAGCAGCTGCAGCACCTGCGGGCCCTGGCGCCGGCCCGCTTAGGGAAGTAA
- a CDS encoding conserved protein of unknown function (Evidence 4 : Unknown function but conserved in other organisms), with translation MRRMGSVLTGAAVLGAVVAGVWAARRSPAVRNLGRWGLTAGPEVWRWLRAGGRWLAHAGRG, from the coding sequence ATGCGGCGCATGGGCAGTGTGCTGACCGGGGCGGCGGTGCTGGGGGCGGTGGTAGCGGGGGTATGGGCTGCCCGCCGCTCTCCGGCGGTCCGTAACCTGGGGCGGTGGGGGTTGACCGCGGGTCCAGAGGTCTGGCGGTGGCTGCGGGCCGGCGGCCGCTGGCTGGCACATGCGGGTCGGGGCTGA
- the alaS gene encoding alanyl-tRNA synthetase (Evidence 2a : Function from experimental evidences in other organisms; PubMedId : 12554667, 12682299, 17329819, 22720735, 25918376; Product type e : enzyme), with translation MKAEVIRRKFLQFFAERGHQVVPSSPLVPAGDPTLLFTNAGMVQFKDVFLGTDQRSYKRATSAQKCMRAGGKHNDLEQVGRTARHLTFFEMLGNFSFGDYFKREAIGFAWEFLTRELGIDPAVLWVTVHESDDEAARLWVEVAGIDPARIVRLGDADNFWQMGDTGPCGPSSEIYVDRGPEHACGPECGLGFCDCDRYEEIWNLVFMQYDRDLSGRLTPLPRPSIDTGMGLERVAAFLQGVESNFDTDLLAPLVRQVGRLSGRPYDPGPAGLPFRVIADHVRALTFLLAEGVSFSNEGRGYVMRRILRRALRYGFLLGLDEPFLGELVDTVGETMGEAYPEVVRYRDAVKAALRREEERFLATLAQGMRVLDEKLAGLQPGQVLDGREAFMLHDTYGFPLDLTVDAARERGIGVDADGFAAAMEEQRQRARAGRAVLAERLPAPGPTRFVGYGSLSAGPVPVGALYIDDDPVERLEMGQGGLVWLPESPFYPEGGGQVGDKGRLVGPHGVFRVTDTRRQGEVIWHIGEMESGWLEAGEAVHAEVDAGLRAGAMRNHTATHLLHAALREVLGPEVRQAGSLVAPDRLRFDFTLDRPLTEAERLAVEDLVNRWILEDRPVQVEERAREEALAAGALAFFGEKYGERVRMVTVPGASRELCGGTHCRSTGEIGSFLLLEDVSVGSGARRLEAVTGWGALAQTREWRNRLMEAAGLLKTAPAEVPARIRALQADLREKDRRLTARAEREAAQAVEALLRQAETVQGFRVLVARLEGLGAAEDLRRYLDLVKGRVDVAVLAADLGGRAGLVAYAGPGPRAAGLRADGVIRRLAPLIEGGGGGRPDVAQAGGRRPEGLPAVLDESRRLLQEMLVSTG, from the coding sequence ATGAAGGCCGAGGTCATTCGGCGGAAATTTTTGCAGTTCTTTGCGGAACGGGGCCACCAGGTGGTGCCCAGCTCGCCGCTGGTTCCGGCAGGGGATCCCACCCTCCTGTTCACCAATGCCGGCATGGTCCAGTTCAAGGATGTTTTTCTGGGAACCGACCAGCGGTCTTATAAGCGGGCCACCAGCGCCCAGAAGTGCATGCGGGCCGGCGGCAAGCACAACGACCTGGAACAGGTGGGCCGCACCGCCCGCCATCTCACCTTTTTCGAGATGCTGGGGAACTTCTCCTTCGGCGACTACTTCAAGCGCGAGGCGATCGGTTTCGCCTGGGAGTTCCTCACCCGCGAACTGGGCATTGATCCGGCGGTGCTGTGGGTGACGGTGCACGAGTCCGACGACGAGGCCGCCCGCCTGTGGGTGGAGGTGGCCGGTATCGACCCGGCGCGCATCGTCCGCCTGGGGGATGCGGACAACTTCTGGCAGATGGGCGATACGGGCCCCTGCGGACCCAGCAGCGAGATCTACGTCGATCGGGGACCGGAGCATGCCTGCGGCCCGGAATGCGGCCTGGGGTTTTGTGACTGCGACCGCTATGAGGAGATCTGGAACCTAGTCTTTATGCAGTATGACCGGGACCTCAGCGGGCGGTTGACCCCCTTGCCGCGGCCCAGCATCGACACCGGGATGGGCCTGGAGCGGGTGGCGGCCTTCCTGCAGGGGGTGGAATCCAATTTTGATACCGACCTGCTGGCACCGCTGGTCCGCCAGGTGGGACGGCTGAGCGGACGACCCTACGACCCCGGTCCGGCCGGGCTGCCCTTCCGGGTCATCGCCGACCATGTGCGGGCCCTGACCTTCCTGCTGGCGGAAGGGGTGTCCTTCAGCAATGAAGGGCGGGGGTACGTGATGCGCCGCATCCTGCGCCGCGCCCTGCGCTACGGCTTCCTGCTCGGCCTGGACGAGCCCTTTCTGGGGGAGCTGGTGGATACGGTCGGGGAGACCATGGGCGAGGCCTACCCGGAGGTGGTCCGTTACCGGGATGCGGTCAAGGCCGCCCTGCGGCGCGAGGAGGAGCGGTTCCTGGCCACCCTCGCCCAGGGGATGCGGGTGCTGGACGAGAAGCTGGCCGGCCTGCAGCCGGGTCAGGTGCTGGACGGGCGCGAGGCCTTTATGCTGCATGACACCTACGGCTTCCCCCTGGACCTCACGGTGGATGCCGCCCGTGAGCGCGGGATCGGGGTGGACGCGGACGGCTTTGCCGCAGCCATGGAGGAACAGCGGCAGCGGGCGCGGGCGGGGCGGGCGGTGCTGGCGGAGCGGCTGCCGGCCCCCGGGCCCACGCGCTTTGTCGGCTACGGCAGCCTGAGCGCCGGCCCGGTCCCCGTGGGGGCGCTCTACATCGACGACGACCCGGTGGAACGGCTGGAGATGGGCCAGGGGGGGCTGGTCTGGCTGCCGGAGAGCCCCTTCTACCCGGAGGGCGGCGGCCAGGTGGGCGATAAGGGCCGCCTGGTGGGGCCGCATGGGGTCTTCCGGGTGACCGACACCCGCCGCCAGGGCGAGGTGATCTGGCATATCGGGGAGATGGAGTCGGGCTGGCTGGAGGCCGGCGAGGCGGTCCACGCCGAGGTGGACGCCGGGCTGCGGGCGGGCGCCATGCGCAACCATACCGCGACCCATCTGTTGCATGCCGCCTTGCGCGAGGTGCTGGGGCCCGAGGTGCGCCAGGCCGGATCCCTGGTGGCGCCCGACCGCCTGCGCTTCGACTTCACCCTCGACCGCCCGTTGACCGAGGCGGAACGGCTGGCAGTGGAGGACCTGGTCAACCGCTGGATCCTGGAGGACCGTCCGGTACAGGTCGAGGAGCGGGCCCGTGAAGAGGCGCTGGCGGCGGGGGCTCTGGCCTTCTTCGGGGAGAAGTACGGCGAGCGGGTGCGCATGGTGACGGTACCCGGTGCCAGCCGGGAGCTGTGCGGCGGTACCCATTGCCGTTCCACGGGGGAGATCGGCAGCTTTCTGCTGCTGGAGGACGTCAGCGTGGGGTCCGGGGCCCGGCGCCTGGAGGCGGTCACCGGCTGGGGGGCGCTGGCGCAGACGCGGGAATGGCGCAACCGCCTGATGGAGGCGGCGGGGCTCCTCAAGACGGCCCCGGCGGAGGTGCCGGCCCGCATCCGTGCCTTGCAGGCCGATCTGCGGGAGAAGGACCGGCGGCTGACCGCCCGTGCCGAGCGGGAGGCGGCGCAGGCGGTAGAGGCCCTCCTGCGGCAGGCGGAGACCGTGCAGGGCTTCCGGGTGCTGGTCGCCCGCCTGGAGGGTTTGGGCGCGGCCGAGGACCTGCGCCGCTACCTGGACCTGGTCAAGGGCCGGGTGGATGTGGCCGTGCTGGCGGCGGACCTGGGCGGCCGGGCGGGGCTGGTAGCCTACGCGGGCCCAGGGCCGCGGGCGGCCGGACTGCGGGCGGACGGGGTCATCCGGCGGCTGGCGCCCCTCATCGAGGGCGGCGGCGGCGGCCGGCCGGATGTGGCCCAGGCGGGGGGACGGCGCCCGGAGGGCCTGCCCGCGGTACTTGACGAATCGCGTCGGCTGCTTCAAGAAATGTTGGTATCGACAGGCTAG
- a CDS encoding conserved protein of unknown function (Evidence 4 : Unknown function but conserved in other organisms), whose translation MVKMPDCPACRGRNVGRVGTGQYYCWDCCIEFNWGNRGVRLYRVEADGELSRIDGPDVPA comes from the coding sequence GTGGTGAAGATGCCGGACTGTCCTGCATGCCGCGGGCGCAACGTGGGGCGCGTAGGCACCGGACAATACTACTGCTGGGATTGCTGTATCGAGTTCAATTGGGGCAACCGCGGGGTACGCCTGTACCGCGTTGAGGCGGACGGGGAACTGTCCCGCATCGACGGTCCGGACGTCCCGGCGTGA
- a CDS encoding pre-16S ribosomal RNA maturation enzyme (modular protein) — MPGRVLALDVGQRRVGVAVSDETGLIAQPLPPLVRAPALEDDVRAIAALADRWQAAEIVVGWPVNLNGSVGPQAEAVRPLAEALQRVRPVRLWDERLSTRGAERLLIAQNVRRERRRQLIDGMAAVWILQGYLDHRHQFETGVTGMADDKDLFNPGEGEAEQEDEVIVLTDEDGHEHEFVVVDVIEVESREYAILLPIDAPEEEEAEAVILRLEKDADGDDILVDIDDEAEWEKVAQVYENMLDEEEE, encoded by the coding sequence ATGCCGGGCCGGGTGCTGGCGCTGGACGTGGGCCAGCGGCGGGTCGGGGTCGCGGTCAGTGATGAGACCGGGCTGATTGCGCAGCCCCTGCCGCCCCTGGTCCGGGCCCCCGCCTTGGAGGATGATGTGCGTGCGATTGCCGCCCTGGCCGACAGGTGGCAGGCCGCCGAAATTGTGGTAGGATGGCCAGTGAACCTGAATGGATCGGTCGGCCCCCAGGCGGAGGCCGTCCGTCCGCTGGCGGAGGCGTTGCAGAGGGTGCGTCCCGTCCGCCTGTGGGACGAACGGCTGAGCACCAGGGGGGCGGAGCGTCTCCTCATTGCACAGAACGTCCGCCGGGAGCGGCGACGGCAACTCATCGACGGGATGGCAGCGGTCTGGATCCTTCAGGGTTATCTCGACCACCGACATCAATTTGAAACCGGGGTGACTGGAATGGCTGACGACAAGGACCTCTTCAATCCTGGGGAGGGCGAAGCCGAGCAGGAGGACGAGGTCATCGTCCTGACGGACGAGGATGGCCACGAACACGAGTTTGTGGTGGTCGACGTGATTGAGGTCGAGAGCCGCGAGTACGCCATCCTGCTGCCGATCGACGCGCCGGAGGAGGAGGAGGCAGAGGCCGTCATCCTGCGGCTGGAAAAGGACGCGGACGGCGACGACATCCTGGTTGACATCGACGACGAGGCGGAATGGGAGAAGGTCGCCCAGGTTTACGAGAATATGCTGGACGAGGAAGAGGAGTAG
- a CDS encoding conserved protein of unknown function (Evidence 4 : Unknown function but conserved in other organisms), with amino-acid sequence MAGMDETRRLWGHQEAANQADAVLREVYAALKAKGYNPISQLVGYILSGDPAYITAYQGARNLIRQVERDELLEELLRQYVSHLELDG; translated from the coding sequence ATGGCCGGGATGGATGAAACCCGCCGTCTGTGGGGGCACCAGGAGGCGGCCAACCAGGCCGACGCGGTGCTGCGGGAGGTCTACGCCGCCCTCAAAGCCAAGGGATACAATCCCATCAGCCAGCTGGTGGGGTACATCTTGTCCGGCGATCCGGCGTACATTACCGCCTATCAGGGGGCGCGCAACCTTATCCGGCAGGTGGAGCGGGACGAGCTGCTGGAGGAGCTCCTGCGCCAGTATGTGAGTCACCTGGAGCTGGACGGCTGA
- a CDS encoding putative transport protein YrrI (Evidence 3 : Putative function from multiple computational evidences) → MRVGADSRVPVLGEASGPARGRRAGRLALLGGLTLAATALLVAAAPVLLPFGFALVLAYLLEPAVAALAGWGLPRGAAVSLVYVLAGAGLAAGLFYGLPVLSREGIRLLALVPRYLGEGEAWWDAALARVHQAPLPQGLHQALLHGVSELEGRIAASLGRLVWGAIGLLPGLASLVLAPVLAFFLLKDRDRIRERFWALVPAPWHAAVYKLLLDLDRALGGFVRGQLLVAAAVGLLALAWLWALGIPFAPLIAVLAAVTDIVPYLGPLAGALPAVLLALAVSPWRALWVAAGFIAIHQLEGAVVGPLVMGEAVGLHPLVVILALLVGAEAGGVLGVFLAVPAAAVVKVLLEHLYHRLAA, encoded by the coding sequence ATGCGGGTCGGGGCTGATTCCCGGGTCCCGGTGCTGGGGGAGGCGTCCGGTCCGGCGCGTGGGCGCCGGGCCGGGCGCCTAGCGTTACTGGGCGGGCTGACCCTGGCCGCTACGGCCCTGCTGGTGGCGGCGGCGCCTGTGCTGCTGCCCTTCGGGTTCGCGCTGGTGTTGGCTTATCTGCTGGAGCCGGCCGTGGCAGCGCTGGCGGGGTGGGGACTCCCTCGCGGCGCGGCCGTCAGCCTGGTCTATGTGCTGGCCGGCGCGGGACTGGCGGCGGGCCTCTTCTACGGGCTGCCGGTGCTGTCCCGGGAAGGCATCCGGCTCCTGGCCCTGGTGCCCCGCTATCTGGGGGAAGGGGAGGCCTGGTGGGACGCGGCCCTGGCCCGGGTGCACCAGGCGCCGCTGCCACAGGGCCTGCACCAGGCCCTGCTGCACGGCGTGTCGGAGCTGGAAGGGCGGATCGCGGCCTCTCTGGGCCGGCTGGTCTGGGGGGCCATCGGCCTGCTGCCCGGCCTGGCCTCCCTGGTGCTGGCTCCGGTGCTGGCCTTTTTTCTGTTGAAGGACCGCGACCGCATCCGCGAGCGGTTTTGGGCGCTGGTCCCGGCTCCCTGGCATGCGGCGGTCTATAAGCTGCTCCTGGACCTCGACCGGGCGCTGGGCGGGTTTGTGCGCGGCCAGCTGCTGGTGGCGGCGGCGGTGGGGCTGTTGGCGCTGGCCTGGCTCTGGGCTCTCGGCATCCCCTTTGCGCCCCTGATCGCCGTGCTGGCCGCCGTCACCGACATCGTGCCGTACCTGGGGCCCCTGGCCGGGGCCCTGCCGGCCGTGCTGCTGGCGCTGGCGGTCTCGCCGTGGCGGGCGCTGTGGGTGGCGGCCGGCTTCATTGCCATCCATCAGCTGGAAGGAGCGGTGGTCGGGCCACTGGTGATGGGTGAGGCGGTTGGCCTGCATCCGCTGGTGGTCATCCTGGCCCTGCTGGTGGGGGCGGAGGCCGGCGGGGTGCTGGGAGTGTTCCTGGCCGTACCCGCGGCGGCGGTGGTCAAGGTCCTGCTGGAACATCTCTACCACCGGCTGGCAGCCTGA